In a single window of the Lebetimonas sp. JH292 genome:
- a CDS encoding type II toxin-antitoxin system YafQ family toxin, giving the protein MLKLKRHKQFIKDMKKIKISDTQFQKFINYISLLLNNEELPPEAKDHSLTGEWSDTREFHIGGDLLVIYIKTDEELILVRIGTHSQLFK; this is encoded by the coding sequence ATGCTTAAACTAAAAAGGCATAAGCAATTCATAAAAGATATGAAGAAAATTAAAATAAGCGATACTCAGTTTCAAAAATTTATCAATTATATTTCTCTGCTATTAAATAATGAAGAACTTCCGCCAGAAGCAAAAGACCATTCATTAACAGGTGAATGGAGTGATACAAGAGAGTTTCATATAGGAGGAGATTTATTAGTTATATACATCAAAACAGACGAAGAATTAATCCTTGTTAGAATTGGAACTCACTCACAGCTTTTTAAATAG
- a CDS encoding NAD(P)H-dependent glycerol-3-phosphate dehydrogenase, protein MIGIIGAGSWGSALYHAIKQKYKDAVITSRRKRNIENFVNIEKVLENEYIIIVIAAQAIKDFLKKYDLRGKKILVASKGIDKDELKFLNEIFEQYIETENLAFISGPSFAKEVKENKPTALVIASKNLNLANEFKKFFPDFLKIYIDNDVQGVEVAGAYKNVIAIAAGICEGLNLGNNAKAALISRGLVEMARFGEFFGAKKDTFLGVAGAGDLFLTANSTMSRNYRVGLNLAKNKMLKDILDELGEVAEGVYTTEAIYKLAQKYNIYTPIANEVYKIIYTGKKPAESLKDLLI, encoded by the coding sequence ATGATAGGAATAATAGGAGCGGGAAGCTGGGGAAGCGCTTTGTATCATGCCATAAAACAAAAATATAAAGATGCTGTAATTACTTCGAGAAGAAAAAGAAATATAGAAAACTTTGTAAATATTGAAAAAGTTTTAGAAAATGAATATATAATTATTGTTATTGCAGCGCAGGCTATAAAAGATTTTTTAAAAAAATATGATTTGAGGGGTAAAAAAATTTTAGTTGCAAGTAAGGGAATAGATAAAGATGAGCTAAAATTTTTGAATGAAATTTTCGAACAATATATTGAAACTGAAAATTTAGCGTTTATATCAGGTCCCTCATTTGCAAAAGAGGTAAAAGAAAACAAACCGACCGCTTTGGTTATAGCTTCTAAAAATTTAAATTTGGCAAATGAATTTAAAAAATTTTTTCCGGATTTTTTAAAAATATATATTGATAATGATGTTCAGGGAGTAGAAGTGGCGGGGGCATATAAAAATGTAATAGCAATTGCCGCAGGAATCTGCGAAGGGCTTAATCTTGGAAATAATGCAAAAGCCGCATTAATCAGCAGGGGTCTTGTTGAAATGGCAAGATTTGGAGAGTTTTTCGGTGCTAAAAAGGATACCTTTTTAGGTGTTGCAGGTGCAGGGGATTTGTTTTTAACGGCAAATTCTACAATGAGCAGAAATTACAGGGTCGGACTTAATCTTGCTAAAAACAAAATGCTTAAAGATATTTTGGATGAACTTGGAGAAGTTGCCGAAGGAGTTTACACCACCGAAGCTATTTATAAATTGGCTCAGAAATATAATATTTACACACCTATAGCAAATGAAGTTTATAAAATAATTTATACCGGTAAAAAACCGGCTGAATCTTTAAAAGATTTGCTTATTTAG
- the ispG gene encoding flavodoxin-dependent (E)-4-hydroxy-3-methylbut-2-enyl-diphosphate synthase: MIKRYPTRKIKIRNVEIGGDAPISVQSMTYLKTKDINSTLEQINRLYFAGADLVRVAVLDEEDAKALKTIVEKSPLPIIADIHFNYKLGLMASEYVDALRINPGNIGGKTKIKEIVKACKQRNLPIRIGVNSGSLEEHLEKKYGQSPKAMVESALWHIKFLEDLDFFDIKVSLKASDVIRTVEAYRMLRPLVDYPFHLGVTEAGTKFHATIKSAAAFGALLLEGIGDTLRVSITGELEEEIRVGRAILQDLGLIKGVNIVSCPTCGRIEVDLPPIVEEVEKATKNIKVPLNLSVMGCVVNALGEAKEADLAIACGKGYGLILKKGEIIGKYKEKELLPKFLEEINKYVKECK, from the coding sequence ATGATTAAAAGATATCCCACAAGAAAAATAAAAATAAGAAACGTGGAAATAGGAGGGGATGCCCCGATTAGCGTTCAGTCAATGACCTATTTAAAAACAAAAGATATAAATTCAACACTTGAGCAGATAAACAGGCTCTATTTTGCAGGGGCCGATTTGGTAAGGGTTGCAGTGCTTGATGAAGAAGATGCAAAAGCACTAAAAACAATTGTAGAAAAATCTCCATTGCCAATTATTGCCGATATTCATTTTAATTATAAATTAGGGCTAATGGCCTCAGAATATGTGGATGCACTTAGGATTAATCCTGGAAATATAGGGGGAAAGACAAAAATAAAAGAAATTGTAAAAGCGTGTAAGCAAAGGAATCTGCCCATAAGAATAGGGGTAAATTCCGGCTCTTTGGAAGAACATCTGGAAAAAAAATACGGACAGAGTCCTAAAGCAATGGTTGAAAGTGCGCTTTGGCATATTAAATTTTTGGAAGATTTGGATTTTTTTGATATAAAAGTTTCACTTAAAGCAAGCGATGTTATAAGAACGGTCGAGGCTTATCGAATGTTAAGACCTTTAGTGGATTATCCTTTTCATTTGGGAGTGACGGAAGCAGGGACTAAATTCCATGCTACTATTAAAAGCGCTGCGGCATTTGGAGCACTTTTACTTGAAGGAATAGGGGATACATTAAGGGTTTCCATTACGGGTGAACTTGAAGAAGAGATTAGGGTGGGGCGTGCAATTTTACAGGATTTGGGACTTATTAAAGGAGTTAATATAGTTTCATGTCCTACGTGCGGAAGAATAGAAGTTGACCTGCCTCCTATTGTCGAAGAGGTTGAAAAAGCAACGAAAAATATAAAAGTGCCTCTTAATCTCTCTGTTATGGGCTGTGTTGTAAACGCTCTCGGTGAGGCAAAAGAAGCTGATTTGGCAATAGCCTGCGGAAAAGGATACGGTCTTATACTTAAAAAAGGTGAAATAATAGGGAAATATAAAGAAAAAGAACTGCTTCCTAAATTTTTGGAGGAGATAAATAAATATGTAAAGGAATGCAAATGA
- a CDS encoding sigma factor-like helix-turn-helix DNA-binding protein: MKKHHPKIEILKQYYDKYKSYDKATLKMLEEGKIEDIREVKGLTLEETGYILGITRERVRQLESNAIKKLKQIVLKEKRDLKEFA, from the coding sequence ATGAAAAAACATCATCCAAAAATTGAAATCTTAAAACAATATTACGATAAATATAAAAGCTATGACAAAGCTACCTTAAAAATGTTAGAAGAAGGAAAAATAGAAGATATAAGAGAAGTAAAGGGTCTTACCCTTGAAGAAACAGGCTATATTTTAGGAATTACACGAGAGAGAGTCAGACAGTTAGAAAGCAATGCCATTAAAAAACTAAAACAAATAGTTCTTAAAGAAAAAAGAGATTTAAAAGAATTCGCATAG
- a CDS encoding TrkA family potassium uptake protein: MKIAIFGFDKYGEKIAATLKKSNVIIVVFDENEEQKAKEKFFDVIKLNEINDEELQKIENIEYAMCTLKDEEKNLFLVLSLRELFPELKIVVKISNKENEYKYKLAGANKLLNPFDIIANRIMTILKKPLTLKVIEEIIFKDNKLSFAEIEIPENSFLEGKAIKDVYKEITSIYNLLIIGIVDKEISENVIFIVRGINHILNKGDILVAVGDTDEIDRFKRDLEIFKGRQ; the protein is encoded by the coding sequence ATGAAAATAGCTATTTTCGGATTTGACAAATACGGGGAAAAAATCGCAGCTACATTAAAAAAATCCAATGTTATAATTGTTGTTTTTGATGAAAATGAAGAACAAAAAGCAAAAGAAAAATTTTTTGACGTAATTAAACTTAACGAAATCAATGATGAAGAGTTGCAAAAGATAGAAAATATAGAATATGCAATGTGTACATTAAAAGATGAGGAAAAAAATCTGTTTTTGGTGTTGTCTCTTAGAGAACTGTTTCCTGAATTAAAAATTGTTGTTAAAATAAGCAATAAAGAAAACGAATATAAATATAAATTGGCCGGTGCAAATAAATTATTGAACCCTTTTGATATTATAGCAAACAGAATAATGACTATTTTGAAAAAACCTTTAACATTAAAAGTTATAGAAGAAATTATTTTTAAAGATAATAAGCTCTCTTTTGCAGAAATTGAAATTCCGGAAAATTCTTTTTTGGAAGGTAAAGCAATAAAGGATGTGTATAAAGAGATAACAAGCATATATAATTTACTGATTATTGGAATAGTGGATAAAGAAATAAGTGAAAATGTTATATTTATAGTTAGAGGTATAAATCATATTTTAAACAAAGGCGATATTTTGGTGGCTGTGGGTGATACAGATGAAATAGATAGGTTTAAAAGAGATTTGGAAATATTTAAAGGGAGACAATGA
- a CDS encoding type II toxin-antitoxin system RelB/DinJ family antitoxin: MKTQTSIRIEKEYFEEAKEILKQVGLSYSEAVNIFTAMIVKHKGLPFEVKIPNETTQKAIKEARAGKNVEKTSIDELKRLANA; the protein is encoded by the coding sequence ATGAAAACTCAAACAAGTATCAGGATTGAAAAAGAATATTTTGAAGAAGCAAAAGAAATTTTAAAACAGGTAGGATTGAGCTATTCAGAAGCAGTTAATATTTTCACTGCAATGATAGTGAAGCATAAGGGACTGCCTTTTGAAGTAAAAATTCCAAATGAAACTACTCAAAAAGCTATTAAAGAAGCAAGAGCAGGTAAAAATGTGGAAAAAACAAGTATAGATGAGCTTAAAAGATTAGCTAATGCTTAA
- a CDS encoding replicative DNA helicase, whose amino-acid sequence MDLYNLDIERGILSAVIFDGKVYEDVAAILSPKDFYLPFHQYLFEAMEELYHKDMPIDEIFLRDVLNKKNKFDEELFLEILGTAPIEAVEIYAKEIKDLSVKRELIHLSTEIKKTVLQEDKRAVEEVEEIQSKLFSIATSNLSGDFKDSNKIINETLDYIKKQVSKQNKIVTGLDTGFVELNRKTSGFGEGDLIIIAARPSMGKTAFALNLAFNVLRQDKGVAIFSLEMPAEQLMLRMISSASDIPLQDLRRGNLNDEEWSKLTEVSDYLSEKPLFVDDEGSVNIHTIRAKLRKLKAQNRDISLAIVDYLQLINSDIKERHLAIAEISRSLKLLARELQIPIIALSQLNRALESRPNKRPMLSDLRESGAIEQDADIIMFIYRDDVYKALEARQKQKEAIQKGKAAEVTYNEKEIEDAEIIIGKQRNGPTGTVEMLFHKKYTKFSDKLSEVKEVEHTEAHIDLPTI is encoded by the coding sequence TTGGATTTATATAATTTGGATATTGAGAGGGGAATATTGAGTGCTGTTATTTTTGACGGGAAAGTATATGAAGATGTGGCGGCTATTTTAAGCCCTAAAGATTTTTACCTTCCTTTTCATCAATATCTTTTCGAAGCTATGGAAGAGTTGTATCATAAAGATATGCCTATTGATGAAATTTTTTTAAGGGATGTTTTAAATAAAAAAAACAAATTTGATGAAGAGCTTTTTTTAGAAATTTTGGGAACCGCCCCGATAGAAGCGGTAGAAATTTATGCAAAAGAGATAAAAGATTTATCGGTAAAAAGAGAGCTTATACATCTTTCAACAGAAATTAAAAAAACAGTTTTGCAAGAAGACAAAAGGGCTGTTGAAGAGGTTGAAGAGATTCAAAGTAAACTTTTCAGCATCGCAACATCCAATCTTTCCGGGGATTTTAAAGATTCAAACAAAATAATAAACGAAACTTTGGATTATATTAAAAAACAGGTATCAAAGCAAAATAAAATTGTAACAGGGCTTGATACCGGATTTGTTGAACTTAACAGAAAAACAAGCGGATTTGGAGAAGGCGATTTGATAATAATTGCCGCAAGGCCTTCTATGGGTAAAACGGCTTTTGCACTGAACCTGGCATTTAATGTATTAAGGCAGGATAAAGGGGTGGCAATTTTTTCACTTGAAATGCCGGCGGAGCAGCTGATGCTTAGAATGATAAGTTCGGCAAGCGATATTCCTCTCCAGGACTTAAGAAGGGGGAATTTAAATGATGAAGAATGGTCCAAACTTACCGAGGTAAGTGATTATTTAAGCGAAAAACCTCTTTTTGTGGATGACGAGGGAAGTGTCAATATTCATACAATAAGGGCAAAACTCAGAAAATTAAAAGCTCAAAACAGAGATATTTCTCTTGCAATTGTGGATTATCTTCAGTTGATAAATTCAGATATTAAAGAAAGGCATTTGGCTATTGCAGAGATTAGCAGAAGTCTTAAACTTTTAGCGCGCGAACTTCAAATACCCATAATTGCCCTTTCCCAGCTAAACAGGGCACTTGAAAGCAGGCCTAACAAAAGACCGATGCTGAGTGATCTTAGAGAATCAGGCGCAATAGAACAGGATGCAGATATTATAATGTTTATTTATCGTGATGACGTATATAAAGCATTGGAAGCCAGACAGAAACAAAAAGAAGCAATTCAAAAAGGAAAAGCTGCGGAAGTGACATATAATGAAAAGGAAATAGAAGATGCGGAAATAATCATCGGAAAACAAAGAAACGGACCGACTGGCACCGTTGAAATGCTGTTTCATAAAAAATACACCAAATTCTCCGATAAATTAAGTGAGGTTAAAGAAGTTGAGCATACCGAAGCTCATATTGACCTTCCTACTATTTAG
- a CDS encoding type II toxin-antitoxin system Phd/YefM family antitoxin, translated as MINVVDLRKRGIKAIEEEIKKENRAIITFKGKPAYVMLPIKEYEKIMLDKAYNELKAKKEKNEAFVSGADELIKRIENEL; from the coding sequence ATGATAAATGTAGTTGATTTAAGAAAAAGAGGAATTAAAGCAATAGAAGAGGAGATTAAAAAAGAAAACAGAGCCATTATTACCTTTAAAGGCAAACCTGCTTATGTAATGCTACCAATTAAAGAATATGAAAAAATTATGCTTGATAAAGCTTATAATGAGCTAAAAGCAAAAAAAGAAAAAAACGAAGCTTTTGTATCAGGTGCAGACGAGCTTATTAAGAGAATAGAGAATGAGTTATAA
- a CDS encoding IGHMBP2 family helicase, which yields MKIMYKFENIEEYKKYFSELIEKERKAEKEFYLNEIKKLTPQERQKKGRALLGLKMKYIGEFLDFKIYMFNRNNMPEHQIKVGDIVLVSRGEPLKFSKEATVSSVGKNFIEVYSKEAIFRSKLYRLDLYVNDITFKRMIKALDEMKNGKCKMKNCIDVLLGKKAPEIIEVDERSDILNESQNAALRKCINSDVFLIHGPPGTGKTTTLAEVIKKHIGKRILVTADSNVAVDNVMEKLEEFNIVRIGHPAKIDSKLMKFSLDVRIRRDKRYKEIEKINKKIDDLKHMQEKRCKKPTPGRRRGMSDEEILQLAKEGKAKRGIKAEWIKEMAEWLKLQKNINKLYDEKNKKIETIMNDILDNVDIIFATNSGAGGEFLETKEFDVVFIDEAAQAMEPSTLIPLIKAKQAVFAGDHKQLPPTILSNDTRLMVSLFERFTYLYKNIYYTLGIQYRMNEKINDFVSCEFYECRVKTYEKIKNITIKDLGILEDEIYGGYTPIVFIDTKGKFIEKSKSGSFSKYNPLEAEYVKKIVEKLIKNGAKEEYIGVITPYKDHEEYIKKIMKNSVEVKSVDGFQGREKEIIILSLVRANENEEIGFLKDIRRLNVSITRAKRKLVIIGDAKTLRINKTYKNLIEYIKKEGIYKTVYLELLHSLVLQ from the coding sequence ATGAAAATAATGTATAAATTTGAAAATATTGAAGAGTATAAAAAATATTTTAGTGAGTTAATTGAAAAAGAAAGAAAAGCAGAAAAAGAATTTTATTTAAATGAAATAAAAAAACTAACGCCACAAGAGAGACAAAAAAAAGGCAGGGCACTGCTCGGGCTTAAAATGAAATATATAGGAGAGTTTTTAGATTTTAAAATATACATGTTCAACAGAAATAATATGCCCGAACACCAAATTAAAGTAGGGGATATTGTATTAGTGAGCAGGGGGGAGCCTTTAAAATTTTCCAAAGAAGCAACCGTTAGCAGTGTTGGCAAAAATTTTATAGAAGTTTATTCAAAAGAAGCAATATTCAGAAGTAAATTATACAGACTTGATTTGTATGTTAATGATATTACATTTAAAAGAATGATAAAAGCGTTAGATGAAATGAAAAATGGAAAATGTAAAATGAAAAATTGTATTGATGTATTGTTAGGTAAAAAAGCCCCGGAAATTATTGAAGTTGATGAAAGAAGCGATATTTTAAATGAAAGTCAAAATGCTGCTCTTAGAAAGTGTATTAACTCAGATGTTTTTTTAATTCACGGTCCTCCGGGAACAGGAAAAACCACCACTTTGGCTGAAGTTATAAAAAAGCACATAGGAAAAAGAATTTTAGTTACGGCAGACAGTAACGTGGCGGTTGATAATGTTATGGAAAAACTGGAGGAATTTAATATTGTAAGAATCGGTCATCCTGCAAAAATTGATTCCAAACTTATGAAATTTTCTCTGGATGTAAGAATAAGAAGGGATAAAAGATATAAAGAAATTGAAAAAATTAATAAAAAAATAGATGATTTAAAACATATGCAGGAAAAAAGATGCAAAAAACCGACTCCCGGTAGAAGAAGAGGGATGAGCGATGAGGAGATTTTACAATTAGCAAAAGAAGGAAAAGCAAAAAGAGGTATTAAGGCCGAGTGGATAAAAGAAATGGCAGAATGGCTGAAATTGCAAAAAAATATAAATAAACTTTATGATGAAAAAAATAAAAAAATAGAAACTATTATGAATGATATTTTAGATAATGTAGATATTATTTTTGCAACCAATTCAGGGGCTGGCGGCGAATTTTTGGAAACAAAAGAATTTGATGTTGTTTTTATAGACGAAGCAGCTCAGGCAATGGAGCCATCAACGCTGATTCCTTTAATAAAAGCAAAGCAAGCTGTTTTTGCGGGTGACCATAAACAGTTGCCTCCAACAATTTTGAGCAATGATACAAGACTTATGGTTTCACTTTTTGAAAGATTTACATATTTATATAAAAATATTTATTATACCCTGGGTATTCAATACAGAATGAATGAAAAAATAAATGATTTTGTAAGCTGTGAGTTTTATGAATGCAGGGTAAAAACATATGAAAAAATTAAAAATATAACAATTAAAGATTTAGGAATTTTAGAAGATGAAATTTATGGAGGATACACGCCAATTGTTTTTATAGATACAAAAGGAAAATTTATAGAAAAATCAAAAAGCGGAAGTTTTTCAAAATATAATCCACTTGAAGCCGAGTATGTAAAAAAAATAGTTGAAAAATTAATAAAAAACGGGGCTAAAGAAGAATATATCGGAGTAATTACCCCTTATAAAGACCATGAAGAATATATAAAAAAAATAATGAAAAACTCAGTTGAAGTGAAATCTGTGGACGGTTTTCAGGGCAGGGAAAAAGAAATAATTATTTTAAGTCTTGTTAGGGCAAATGAAAATGAAGAAATCGGGTTTTTAAAGGATATAAGAAGACTGAATGTATCAATAACACGGGCTAAAAGAAAACTTGTTATAATAGGTGATGCTAAAACATTAAGAATAAATAAAACTTATAAAAATTTGATTGAATATATAAAAAAAGAAGGGATTTATAAAACTGTTTATTTAGAGCTGCTTCATAGTTTGGTTCTTCAGTGA
- a CDS encoding TlyA family RNA methyltransferase, which translates to MRIDKFLFLKGFVTSRNKASELINNNKVKINGKIVNKTSFKVDEKDKIEILEEKIYVSRAAWKLKNYLEKYKIDFKGKIVLDIGASTGGFSEVSLEKGAKKVVAVDVGINQLDKKLKENPKIESFEKTDFRDFEYLEKFDCIVSDVSFISLNKLIENINKYAKKDIILLFKPQFEVGKNAKRDKKGVVLDTIAIEKARRKFEINCKNAGWKLLRSEESSVRGKEGNIEYIYHFIKENND; encoded by the coding sequence GTGAGAATTGATAAATTTTTGTTTTTAAAAGGATTTGTAACCTCACGAAACAAAGCAAGCGAGCTTATTAATAACAATAAAGTAAAAATTAATGGTAAAATAGTAAATAAAACTTCTTTTAAAGTAGATGAAAAGGATAAAATTGAAATTTTAGAAGAAAAAATTTATGTAAGCAGAGCGGCATGGAAGCTTAAAAATTATTTGGAAAAATATAAAATAGATTTTAAAGGAAAAATTGTTTTAGATATTGGAGCAAGTACCGGAGGTTTTAGTGAGGTTAGCCTTGAAAAAGGTGCTAAAAAAGTAGTTGCTGTGGATGTTGGGATTAATCAGCTTGATAAAAAATTAAAAGAAAATCCAAAAATAGAAAGTTTCGAAAAGACTGATTTTAGAGATTTTGAATATTTGGAAAAATTTGATTGTATTGTAAGTGATGTAAGTTTTATTTCACTTAATAAATTAATAGAAAATATAAATAAATATGCTAAAAAAGATATTATACTTTTGTTTAAACCTCAATTTGAAGTGGGAAAAAACGCAAAAAGAGATAAAAAAGGTGTTGTTTTGGATACAATTGCAATAGAGAAAGCAAGAAGAAAATTTGAAATCAATTGTAAGAATGCAGGGTGGAAATTATTAAGAAGTGAAGAGAGTTCCGTTAGGGGAAAAGAAGGAAATATTGAATATATTTACCATTTTATAAAGGAAAATAATGATTAA
- a CDS encoding helicase-related protein, whose amino-acid sequence MQIKIMYSNKLNIETGYRVESFHSKKEYKEEILQNFINNYIDIIVSTTAFGMGVDKPDIESVIHFASSQNIEDYMQESGRAGRDEKIFNKYRIYITPVDLAIKSKLSIDVNNNEYEHKLDDIIAELVEEGLIERETNIFNKKNNKKEKGII is encoded by the coding sequence ATGCAAATTAAAATAATGTATTCTAATAAATTAAATATTGAAACTGGTTATAGGGTTGAGAGTTTTCATTCAAAAAAAGAATATAAAGAAGAAATTTTGCAAAATTTTATTAATAATTATATTGATATTATTGTTTCTACTACTGCATTTGGTATGGGAGTTGATAAGCCTGATATTGAAAGTGTTATTCATTTTGCTTCTTCCCAAAATATTGAAGATTATATGCAAGAATCTGGAAGGGCAGGAAGAGATGAAAAGATTTTCAATAAATATAGAATATATATAACCCCAGTAGATTTAGCTATAAAATCGAAACTTAGTATTGATGTTAATAATAATGAATATGAGCATAAACTTGATGATATTATTGCTGAATTAGTCGAAGAAGGTTTAATTGAAAGAGAAACAAATATTTTTAACAAAAAAAACAATAAAAAAGAAAAAGGAATAATTTGA
- a CDS encoding ComEC/Rec2 family competence protein → MVKIDGFVANQYKKKNYYVLKIKSKNLTFYTINRDDLKNLLNEDVSVKIFTKHISFKNYLFGFFAPSFDLKLKEPSKIEKYVENQHKNIKITNLYKALYFGKSIDFSTRKDLSTLGISHLFALSGLHLGFLSAILFFMLNPVYKFFQSRFFPYRNRYFDLGIFILTTEFLYLYFTNFPSSLVRAFVMETVIFISLIYLEKEPLSVLIWTFLISVLIFFEKVFSIGYFLSFMGVYYIFLFFKYFKPTFVNSLILSFYMYLVMFILGHYFFYNFNFYSFFSPVVNILFSVFYPVSIFLHLTGFGGLFDKVIQWYLNMGEKNYYVNVDFWILLFFLSLSFFAYYRKWAFYGINLFALIVILIKI, encoded by the coding sequence GTGGTTAAAATAGACGGGTTTGTCGCAAATCAGTATAAAAAGAAAAATTACTATGTATTGAAGATAAAATCAAAAAATTTAACTTTTTATACAATAAACAGGGATGATTTAAAAAATCTTTTGAATGAAGATGTCTCTGTTAAAATTTTTACCAAACATATCTCTTTTAAAAATTATCTTTTCGGATTTTTTGCCCCAAGTTTTGATTTGAAATTAAAAGAACCTTCAAAAATTGAAAAATATGTTGAAAATCAGCATAAAAATATAAAAATAACAAATTTATACAAAGCTTTGTATTTTGGCAAATCTATTGATTTTAGCACAAGAAAAGACCTTTCGACTCTTGGAATAAGTCATCTTTTTGCATTAAGCGGACTTCATTTAGGCTTTTTAAGCGCAATTTTGTTTTTTATGTTAAATCCTGTTTATAAATTTTTTCAAAGCCGTTTTTTTCCGTATAGAAACAGATATTTTGATTTGGGTATTTTTATTTTAACAACAGAATTTTTATATCTTTATTTTACTAATTTTCCTTCATCGCTTGTCAGGGCTTTTGTTATGGAAACGGTTATTTTTATAAGTCTTATTTATCTGGAAAAAGAGCCTTTGAGTGTTTTAATATGGACATTTTTAATAAGTGTTTTAATATTTTTTGAAAAAGTTTTCAGTATCGGATATTTTTTAAGCTTTATGGGTGTATATTATATATTTTTATTTTTTAAATATTTTAAACCGACTTTTGTCAATTCTTTGATTTTGAGCTTTTATATGTATTTGGTTATGTTTATATTGGGGCATTATTTTTTTTATAATTTCAATTTTTATTCATTTTTTTCACCTGTTGTAAACATATTGTTTTCTGTTTTTTATCCTGTAAGTATATTTTTGCATTTAACAGGGTTTGGCGGATTGTTTGATAAAGTTATACAGTGGTATCTTAATATGGGAGAGAAAAATTATTATGTTAATGTAGATTTTTGGATACTTTTATTTTTTTTATCTTTAAGTTTTTTTGCTTATTACAGAAAGTGGGCTTTTTATGGTATAAATTTATTTGCATTGATAGTTATTTTAATAAAAATTTAA